A stretch of Paenibacillus sp. URB8-2 DNA encodes these proteins:
- the frr gene encoding ribosome recycling factor, translating to MPQSVKKNAEERMEKAILSLKRDLSTLRAGRATPSLLDRIQVEYYGAPTPVNQLANINTPDSRTLLIQPWDKSSLADIERAIMKSDLGLTPANDGSTIRLTIPALTEERRGELVKLTKKFGEEAKVAIRNIRRDANDEIKKLEKNGISEDESRGHQDNIQKSTDKFVAEVDKVLLAKEKEIMEV from the coding sequence ATGCCGCAATCGGTTAAAAAGAATGCCGAAGAGCGCATGGAGAAAGCCATTTTGTCGCTCAAACGCGATTTGTCAACGCTGCGCGCGGGCCGCGCGACGCCTTCGCTGCTCGACCGTATCCAAGTTGAATATTACGGAGCGCCGACTCCGGTCAACCAACTTGCCAATATCAACACCCCGGATTCGCGTACACTGCTTATCCAGCCGTGGGATAAATCCTCGCTCGCCGATATTGAACGGGCGATTATGAAATCCGATCTCGGACTTACGCCGGCCAACGACGGCAGCACGATTCGCCTCACGATTCCTGCGCTTACGGAAGAACGACGCGGCGAGCTCGTGAAGCTGACGAAAAAGTTTGGTGAAGAAGCCAAGGTGGCGATCCGCAACATCCGCCGCGACGCAAACGACGAGATTAAGAAGCTGGAGAAAAACGGCATTTCGGAAGACGAATCCCGCGGACATCAGGATAACATCCAGAAGTCCACGGATAAGTTCGTAGCCGAAGTCGACAAAGTGCTTTTGGCCAAAGAAAAAGAGATCATGGAAGTATAA
- the pyrH gene encoding UMP kinase has product MEQPVFKRVVLKVSGESLAGQNGYGIDADTISSIAEQVKEVVELGVQVAIVCGGGNIWRGIAGSASGIDRATADYMGMLATVMNSLALQDSLEQSGVPTRVQTSISMQQIAEPYIRRRAIRHLEKGRVVIFAAGTGNPFFSTDTTAALRAAEIEAEVILMAKNKVDGVYSADPFKDSTAEKYEQLTYLDVLNKNLGVMDSTASSLCMDNNIPLIVFAITEQGNIKRVVLGERIGTIVKGSVE; this is encoded by the coding sequence TATTTAAAAGGGTAGTCTTGAAAGTCAGCGGCGAATCGCTGGCGGGACAAAACGGTTACGGTATCGATGCGGATACGATTAGCTCTATTGCCGAGCAGGTTAAGGAAGTTGTCGAGCTTGGCGTCCAAGTCGCCATCGTATGCGGTGGAGGCAACATCTGGCGCGGCATCGCGGGCAGCGCAAGCGGCATCGACCGGGCGACTGCGGATTATATGGGCATGCTGGCTACGGTCATGAACTCGCTGGCTTTGCAGGACTCTCTGGAACAGAGCGGCGTGCCGACTCGGGTTCAGACCTCGATCTCGATGCAGCAGATCGCAGAACCTTACATCCGCCGCCGGGCCATCCGCCATCTGGAAAAGGGACGCGTTGTTATCTTCGCGGCAGGTACGGGTAATCCGTTCTTTTCCACGGACACGACTGCGGCTCTGCGTGCGGCTGAAATCGAAGCGGAAGTCATTCTGATGGCGAAGAACAAAGTCGATGGCGTCTATTCCGCTGATCCGTTCAAAGACAGCACCGCCGAGAAGTATGAGCAGCTCACTTACCTGGACGTGCTGAACAAGAACCTCGGGGTTATGGATTCCACCGCCTCCTCTCTCTGCATGGATAACAATATACCGCTTATTGTGTTTGCCATTACGGAACAGGGCAACATTAAACGCGTCGTTCTGGGCGAGCGTATCGGAACGATTGTTAAAGGGAGTGTAGAATAA